One genomic window of Caldilineales bacterium includes the following:
- the thyX gene encoding FAD-dependent thymidylate synthase yields MKVTLLGYVPIEGLPEPEKHGAATFLIEGISRTCSHQIVRHRLASFSQESQRYVSLEKGGWQAVTPPALAASPEAQAVLADAWADLQIAYARLREAGIRKEDARFLLPNAAETRLVMTMDYAALRHFFWLRLDKAAQWEIRAAAEEMLRLVVPLAPAVFQDICDVFGIEGK; encoded by the coding sequence GCTTGCCGGAACCGGAGAAGCACGGCGCGGCGACGTTCCTGATCGAGGGCATTTCGCGCACGTGCAGCCACCAGATCGTGCGTCACCGGCTGGCCTCGTTCAGCCAGGAATCACAGCGCTATGTCAGCCTGGAGAAGGGCGGCTGGCAGGCGGTGACGCCCCCGGCCCTGGCAGCCAGCCCAGAGGCCCAGGCCGTGCTGGCAGATGCCTGGGCGGACTTGCAGATCGCCTATGCGCGGCTGCGTGAGGCAGGCATCCGCAAAGAGGACGCCCGTTTTCTGCTCCCCAATGCCGCCGAGACGCGGCTGGTGATGACGATGGATTACGCGGCGCTGCGCCACTTTTTCTGGTTGCGTCTGGATAAGGCAGCGCAGTGGGAGATTCGCGCCGCCGCCGAGGAGATGTTGCGGCTGGTGGTTCCGCTGGCGCCGGCGGTTTTTCAAGACATTTGTGATGTTTTTGGGATTGAGGGGAAGTAG
- a CDS encoding bifunctional riboflavin kinase/FAD synthetase, translating to MQVYESIASASLGGPTFLTIGNFDGVHRGHRALIAAMCRAAKSEGAACGLLTFHPHPRSVLRPDQAVPTLTSLHERLALFEQTELDFVILHPFTPATAETEAEDFLHLLHRHLGLSRLWLGADFALGRGRKGTVEFLRQHGQEPGIGVDIFPDFTWEGEVVRSSRVRRLLEIGNVEAVAVQLGRAYTLPGVIVHGAHRGRSIGFPTANLSVAQGRVVPANGVYATWAWLAGRRHPAVTNIGVRPTVGGFHRTIEAHLIDFEGELYGRCLRLDFVARLRDETRFPGLDALTAQISRDRDLAADLLAADPQPPAAPRFEELPHTADWAIRVFGATRAELFAHAGVAMFALQGAAESDGPTVQHRVEVEAADDESLLVAWLSRLLWLSETENIAFQKFWIERMDATAAGPSLQALAIGRQGRSHLAHIKAVTYHDLAIAPPPPDSNQPWTARVLFDT from the coding sequence ATGCAGGTCTACGAATCCATCGCCAGCGCCTCCCTCGGCGGCCCCACCTTCCTCACCATCGGCAACTTCGATGGCGTTCATCGCGGGCACCGGGCCTTGATCGCGGCCATGTGCCGGGCAGCCAAAAGCGAAGGCGCCGCCTGCGGCCTCCTCACCTTCCACCCCCACCCGCGTTCGGTGCTGCGCCCCGACCAGGCCGTGCCCACCCTCACCAGCCTGCACGAGCGGCTGGCGCTGTTCGAGCAGACCGAGCTTGACTTCGTCATCCTCCACCCCTTCACCCCCGCCACCGCCGAAACCGAAGCCGAGGACTTCCTCCACCTCCTCCATCGGCATCTCGGTCTCAGCCGGCTGTGGCTGGGCGCGGACTTCGCCCTGGGCCGCGGGCGCAAGGGCACGGTCGAATTCCTGCGCCAGCACGGGCAGGAGCCGGGTATCGGCGTCGACATCTTCCCCGATTTCACCTGGGAGGGCGAGGTTGTCCGCTCCAGCCGTGTGCGTCGCTTGCTCGAGATCGGCAACGTCGAAGCCGTGGCCGTGCAACTGGGCCGCGCCTACACCCTGCCGGGCGTCATCGTCCACGGCGCCCATCGCGGGCGCAGCATCGGCTTCCCCACCGCCAATCTCTCGGTGGCGCAGGGCCGCGTCGTCCCGGCCAACGGCGTCTATGCCACCTGGGCCTGGCTGGCCGGACGCCGCCACCCGGCTGTCACCAACATCGGCGTGCGCCCCACCGTCGGCGGCTTCCATCGCACTATCGAGGCCCACCTGATCGATTTCGAGGGCGAGCTCTACGGCCGTTGCCTGCGGCTGGACTTCGTCGCCCGCCTGCGCGACGAGACCCGCTTCCCCGGCCTCGACGCCCTCACCGCCCAGATCAGCCGCGACCGCGACCTGGCCGCCGACCTCCTCGCCGCCGACCCACAGCCACCCGCCGCGCCGCGCTTCGAAGAACTGCCCCACACCGCCGACTGGGCCATCCGCGTCTTTGGCGCCACCCGCGCCGAACTGTTCGCCCACGCTGGCGTGGCCATGTTTGCCCTCCAGGGCGCAGCCGAAAGCGACGGCCCCACCGTCCAGCACCGGGTCGAGGTCGAAGCCGCGGACGACGAAAGCCTGCTGGTCGCCTGGCTCAGCCGTCTGCTCTGGCTGAGCGAGACCGAAAACATCGCCTTCCAGAAGTTCTGGATCGAGCGGATGGACGCCACCGCCGCCGGGCCGAGCCTCCAGGCTCTGGCCATCGGCCGCCAGGGTCGCAGCCACCTGGCCCACATCAAAGCCGTCACCTATCACGACCTGGCCATCGCCCCCCCGCCGCCGGATTCCAACCAACCCTGGACAGCGCGGGTCTTGTTTGATACGTGA